One region of Exiguobacterium acetylicum genomic DNA includes:
- the alr gene encoding alanine racemase, producing the protein MYRPTWIEIDREAIAHNIREIKTRMGEQQVMAVVKADGYGHGAVTVAEIALENGADLLAVALLEEAIELREAGIQAPILMLEALLPEHAPVASNYDVAVPVFSADWLQEAKRHLTEVDHLRLHIKVDTGMGRLGLQHVDELKRILVECDDDLVELEGIYTHFATADELSSRLFERQLETFLSYVALVPDIRYVHCANSAAAIRLAGQAPFNVVRVGIALYGAMPSDEMAGHYEFLKPAFSLKSRLMQVKQVEPGQTISYGATYTAPTDEWIGTVPIGYADGWSRKFQGYSLIVDGLPCEIVGRVCMDRLMIRLPREYPIGTEVILIGEGAPIEEAAHWLGTINYEVLCQFSKRVPRQ; encoded by the coding sequence ATGTACCGACCAACTTGGATTGAAATCGATCGGGAAGCGATCGCACATAATATACGCGAAATCAAAACACGGATGGGTGAACAACAGGTGATGGCAGTCGTCAAGGCGGACGGCTATGGTCACGGGGCAGTGACAGTTGCTGAGATCGCTCTTGAGAACGGAGCCGACTTACTCGCTGTCGCACTCCTCGAAGAAGCGATTGAGTTACGCGAAGCGGGCATCCAAGCACCGATTCTGATGCTTGAAGCCTTACTACCGGAACATGCACCAGTCGCTTCGAATTATGATGTCGCCGTCCCTGTCTTTTCAGCCGATTGGCTTCAGGAAGCGAAACGTCATTTGACGGAAGTCGATCATCTCCGCTTGCATATCAAAGTCGATACGGGAATGGGGCGACTCGGATTGCAACATGTCGATGAGTTGAAGCGAATTCTTGTTGAGTGTGATGATGATCTCGTTGAACTCGAAGGGATCTATACGCATTTCGCGACTGCTGACGAGCTGAGTAGTCGGTTGTTTGAACGCCAGCTCGAGACGTTTTTGTCGTACGTCGCACTAGTACCGGATATCCGGTACGTCCACTGTGCCAATTCGGCGGCAGCGATTCGCTTAGCAGGTCAAGCACCGTTTAACGTCGTTCGAGTTGGTATTGCATTATATGGGGCGATGCCGTCCGATGAGATGGCAGGTCATTATGAATTTTTAAAACCAGCGTTTTCACTGAAAAGTCGTCTGATGCAGGTCAAACAAGTTGAACCGGGTCAAACGATCAGTTACGGAGCGACTTATACCGCGCCGACGGATGAATGGATCGGTACCGTTCCGATTGGTTACGCGGATGGCTGGTCACGCAAGTTCCAAGGTTATTCGTTGATCGTAGACGGTCTACCGTGCGAAATCGTCGGGCGTGTCTGCATGGATCGGCTCATGATTCGTTTACCGCGAGAATATCCGATTGGAACGGAAGTCATCTTGATTGGAGAAGGGGCACCGATCGAGGAAGCAGCCCATTGGCTCGGGACGATCAACTATGAAGTTCTCTGTCAATTCTCGAAGCGTGTTCCACGTCAATGA
- the acpS gene encoding holo-ACP synthase, giving the protein MIYGIGIDLVELNRIKQTLERQPRFAGRILTQAEQERFQSLSGHRRIEYLAGRFAAKEAFVKAFGTGVGKEVSWQDVEILNDETGRPIMSGPFDGVIHVSITHSEHYASAQVLLEKREWDVPTNLD; this is encoded by the coding sequence ATGATTTATGGAATTGGAATCGATTTGGTCGAACTGAATCGAATCAAGCAAACGCTCGAGCGACAGCCACGTTTTGCTGGGAGAATCTTAACACAGGCAGAGCAGGAAAGATTTCAATCGCTCTCGGGACACCGTCGCATCGAGTATCTTGCTGGACGTTTCGCCGCAAAGGAAGCGTTCGTCAAAGCATTCGGAACCGGCGTCGGAAAAGAAGTCTCTTGGCAAGATGTTGAAATTTTAAACGATGAGACAGGGCGACCGATCATGAGTGGACCATTCGATGGCGTCATCCACGTCTCGATCACACATTCAGAGCATTATGCATCTGCGCAAGTCTTATTAGAGAAGAGGGAATGGGATGTACCGACCAACTTGGATTGA